CATCCCGCACACCAGCGGCGGAAACGCCTCCGCCACCGCCCCGAACGGGCAGTTCCGCATCCGCAGCACCGCACCGCCCTCGTCCCGCACCGGCTCATAGCCGCGCGCCGACAGCACCCCCGCCAGCTCGTCCAGACCCCCGCACGGCCCGCCCCCGCCGCGCAGCGCACGCCCCCGCCGCCGCGCCGCCTCCCGCACCTCGGCGTCCAGACCGGCCCGCTCCGCCGCCTCCGCCAGCACACCCGCTGCCGTCCGGTAGTCCCGCGCGGGCACCGACACGCCCCGCTCCCCCGCCGCCCGCCGGTACACCTTCGCCGGACGCCCCGCACCCGGCCCCGAACGCCCCGTCAACCGCCGGCTGCCCGCCTCCAGCAGCCCCCCGTCCACCAGCTTGTCCAGATGGAACGCCGCCAGCGTCCGCGTCACCCCCGCCGCCTCCGCCGCCTCGTTGCGGCCCACCTCACGGCCCTGCGCCACCACGAACTCGTACAACCGCAGCCGGACCGGGTCCTTCAGCAGCGCGATCGCGTCGATGTCGTCCACCCCGCCATTCTAAGAACAACGAGAATGCGCCATAGAACGGCGGACGCGGTGAGCACACCGCCCGGACACCGGAACACCACGAAGACGACTCAAAAACGCCTCAACAAGGGACCGGCGTCAGTGCGCGCCCAGCAGATCCACCACGAACACCAACGTGTCGTTCCCCTTGATCCCGAACCGCGGCAGGCCCTTCGACCCGTACCCCAGCGACGGCGGCACCACCAGCAGCACACGGCTCCCCACACGCTGCCCCACCAGCCCCCGGTCCCAGCCCTTCATCACCTGACCGGTCCCGATCGTCACCGCCGCCGGACGCCCCTCCGACCACGACGAGTTGAACACCCTCCCGTCACGCCAGAAGTACCCCGCGTACTGCAACGCCACCAGCTGGTCCTTCTGCACCGGCGGACCGTCGCCCCGCACCAGCGTCCGCACCTGCAGACCCTTCGGCGCCGCCCTCCGCGGCACCTCCACACGCGGCACCTGCCCCGCCCCCGCGTCCGCCACCCTCGGCAGCGCCGGATCGTCCAGCGGCGCCTGCCGCTCCCCCCGCGGCCCCGCCGACCTCCCGTACACCGCCCGCACGTCCAGCACGTACACCAGCGTGTCGTCGCCGTCCACCCGATGCTTCGGATCGCCCTTCTCCCCGAAGCCCTCCTCCGGCGGAATCCGCGCCACCACACGCGACCCCGGACGCGCCCCCACCAGCGCCTTCGCCAGCCCTGGCACCACCTGCCCCGTCGGGAACGCCCCCGGGCTCCCCTGCGCGTAACTGCTCGCCAGCAGCTTCCGCTCCGACCCGCTCCACCGGTAGCCCACGTAATCGGCCACCACCAGATCACCCTTGCGGGCCGCCGTCCCCTTCCCCTCCTTCAGGGTCTCCACCGCCAGGGACTCCTCCGGCGCGCCCTCCGGGAACTCCACCTCCGGCAGCTTCCCGAAGTCGCCCTTCACCGTCACGTCCACACCGCCGCCGCCCCAGCACCCCGACAACGCCAGCGACGCGGCCAGCACGACGACCACGGGCAACGACCGGACACGACCACGCATGCGGAAGGCCTCCGAGGGGGGTGAGCGCTACTGCGCGCTCACCCTACCGCCCAATTGACCCACCGCCAGGCCGGGGACGCACAAGTCGCCCCCCGCACCTCACATCCCCGCGATCAGCTTGTCCACCCGCTCGTCCACCGACCGGAACGGATCCTTGCACAGCACCGTCCGCTGCGCCTGATCGTTCAGCTTCAGATGCACCCAGTCCACCGTGAAGTCACGCCGCTTCTCCTGCGCCTTCCGGATGAACTCCCCCCGCAGCCGCGCCCGCGTCGTCTGCGGCGGCACCGACTTCGCCTCGAAGATGTCCAGATCCCGCGTCACCCGGTCCACCGCGCCCCGCTTCTCCAGCAGGTAGTACAGCCCCCGCTCACGATGCACGTCGTGATACGTCAGATCCAGCTGCGCCACCCGCGGCGACGACAACGGCAGATCGTACTTCCGCCGGTACCGCTCGATCAGCTTGTACTTCGTCACCCAGTCGATCTCACGCTCGACCAGATCCAGATCGCCCGTCTCCACCGCCCGCAGCGTCCGCTCCCACAGCTCCAGCACCCGCTTCGCCGTCGCGTCCCCGCCCCGCGCGTCCACGAAGTCCCGCGCCTTGCCGTAGTACTCCTTCTGGATCTCCAGCGAACTCGCCTCCCGGCCGTTCGCCAGCCGCACCTTCCGCCGCCCCGTCATGTCATGGCTGACCTCGCGGATCGCCCGGATCGGGTTCTCCAGCGTCAGATCCCGCATCACCACGCCGGCCTCGATCATCCGCAGCACCAGATCGGTCGCGCCGACCTTCAGCAGCATCGTCGTCTCGCTCATGTTCGAGTCCCCGACGATCACGTGCAGCCGCCGGAAACGCTCCGCGTCCGCATGCGGCTCGTCCCGCGTGTTGATGATCGGACGCGACCGCGTCGTCGCCGACGACACGCCCTCCCAGATGTGCTCCGCCCGCTGCGACACGCAGTACACCGCCCCCCGCGGCGTCTGCAGCACCTTCCCCGCACCGGAGATGATCTGCCGCGTCACCAGATACGGAATCAGCACGTCCGCCAGCCGGCCGAACTCCCCGTGCCGCCCCACCAGATAATTCTCGTGGCACCCGTAGGAGTTCCCCGCCGAATCCGTGTTGTTCTTGAACAGGAAAATGTCCCCGGCGATGCCCTCCTCACGGAGCCGCCGCTCCGCATCGACCTGGAGACCCTCCAGAATCCGCTCACCGGCCTTGTCATGCGTCACCAGATCGACGACGCTGTCGCACTCCGGCGTCGCGTACTCCGGATGACTGCCAACGTCCAGGTACAGCCGCGCCCCATTGCGAAGGAACACGTTGCTGCTACGACCCCACGACACCACCCGCCGGAACAGATACCGCGCCACCTCGTCAGGCGACAGCCGCCGCTGACCCCGGAAGGTGCAGGTGACGCCGTACTCGTTCTCCAGCCCGAAAATGCGCCTGTCCACACCATGACCCTATGCGGCAAGACCCCGACTTGGCAGTCTCTCGACCTCACCATTTGCCGCACCGGCCCGCGGCGCCCCCGCCCCGCACACGACAGGCCCGCCACGGCGGGGACGGCCGCCACCGCCCCACCACGACGGGCCCGCACCAGACCCGAGACCGGCCGCCTCCCGGCGACCGTCCCCGACCTGCACGACCACCGGCGAACCCCCGCCCGGCGCACGAGCCGGCCGACGCCGGACCCCGCGGCACACGGGCGGGACTCAGTCAGCCCTTGTCGCCGTCCCCGGCTCCGCCTCCCCCGGCGTCCGACGCGTCCGACGCCTCCGCCGAACCGGCCGCCCCCGCGGACTGCTCGCCCTCCGCCAGCAGATCACTGATCCGCGCCGCCGCCAGCCGCTTGAACAGACGGTGCTCCCGGTTGCGGTCCAGCACCGCCACCTCCAGCGACCGCGCCTCCAGATGCCGGTCCGAATCCTGCGCCTCCAGCGCCCGCACCGCCGTCCGCAGCGCCTCCGTCAGCGACATCCCCTCCCGGTACGCGTCCTTCAGCGACTGCGCCACCGCGTCGGCCTGCCCGCCCATCGCCACATAGCCGTGCTCGTCCGCCACCGAACCGTCGAACGTCAACCGGTAGATCTGGTCCGTCTCCGCGCTGTCGCCCACCTCCGCGACGACCAGCTCCACCTCGTACGGCTTGTTCGTCTCCGTGAAGATCGTCCCCAGCGACTGGGCGTACACGTTCGCCAGGCTCCGCGCCGTCACGTCCCGGCGGTCGTACTGGTACCCGTTGATGTCCGCGTACCGGACGCCCCCGAGCCGCAGGTTCTCGAACTCGTTGTACTTCCCCACCGCCGCGAACGCGATCCGGTCGTAGATCTCACTGATCTTGTGCAGCGCCCGGGAAGGATTGTCGGCCACGAACAGAATGCCGTCGTCGTACTGCAGAACCACGACACTGCGGCCGCGCGCGATCCCCTTGCGCGCATAGTCCGCCTTGTCCTTCATCTGCTGTTCGGGCGACACATAGAACGGCATGGACACCGGTTCGGATCCCTTCTATCGCAGCGGGGCGGTCGGCCCGCCCGGCGAGTCGTAACGTCCATCGACGACGGTCTGCGCCAACGCGCCCACCTCGTCCTCGCCTAGCCGGCGATACCCGTCCGCCGTCACCGACGCCACCACGGGGAAGATCCGGCGCGTCAGATCGGGCCCGCCGGTCGCCGAATCGTCGTCGGCCGCGTCGTACAGCGCCTGGACGCACACCAGCCCCGCGTCCTCCGCCGACAGATCCGGCCTGTACAGCTTCTTCAGCGCGCCCCGCGCGAACACCGACCCCGAGCCCACCGAGTGGAAGTCCCGCTCCTCGTACCGGCCCCCCGCCGGGTCGTAGGAGAAGATCCGCCCCTCGTCCCGCTCCTCGTCATAGCCGGCGAACAGCGGCACCACCGCCAGCCCCTGCATCGCCATGCCCAGGTTCTGCCGCACCATCGTCGCCAGCCGGTTCGCCTTGCCCTCCACCGACAGCGTCCGGCCCTCGCGCTTCTCGTAGTGCTCCAGCTCCACCTGGAACAGCCGCACCAGCTCGATGCCGATGCCCGCCGTGCCCGCGATCGCGATCGCCGAGAACTCGTCCGCCCGGAACACCTTCTCGATGTCCCGCTGCGCGATCACGTGCCCCGCCGTCGCCCGGCGGTCGCCCGCCACCACGACCCCGCCGGGGAAGGTCACCGCGACGATCGTCGTCCCGTGCGCGAGCTCCTCCCCCGCACGCGACGACGCCGGCAGGGTCCGCCCCGCCGGCAGCGACCCCGGCGAGTACGCTCCCAGGAACTCCGTGAACGACGCCATGTCCGGGTTGGCGAACAACCCCGGCAGACGCCCGGTATGCGATTCGTGGGACGCCACGCGACTCCCTTCCCTCCACCATGGGCGCCGGCTCCTCGACTACCTCCACCGGCGCGGACGAGTACGACCCTACTGTTCAAGGTCGCCCGCGCGCATGCCGCGCCTTCCCCGGCCGAGTCAGCCCACGGCGAACCGCGGCCCATGGACCGGCGCGCCACCACGGTCACCCCGCACGCCGCCGCCCGGCCGACTCCGCCAGGGCGGCGAAGATCTTCTCCAGGCACAGGTCCACCCACGCCCGGCCCTCACCGTCGCCCTCCTTCCACGCCTTCCTGCGGTGCCTGCCGTCCGCCTCTCTGTGCGGCTCCCAGCCGCCGGCCGGCACCGTGGCCGGATCGACGTCCGGCAGCGTGAACGACAGCCGTGAAACGCCGCCGGGCAGGGAAATCTCCT
The sequence above is drawn from the Actinomadura hallensis genome and encodes:
- a CDS encoding helix-turn-helix transcriptional regulator produces the protein MDDIDAIALLKDPVRLRLYEFVVAQGREVGRNEAAEAAGVTRTLAAFHLDKLVDGGLLEAGSRRLTGRSGPGAGRPAKVYRRAAGERGVSVPARDYRTAAGVLAEAAERAGLDAEVREAARRRGRALRGGGGPCGGLDELAGVLSARGYEPVRDEGGAVLRMRNCPFGAVAEAFPPLVCGMNLALLEGLVEGARGVRVRMDPRPGWCCVAAEESGRNF
- a CDS encoding FKBP-type peptidyl-prolyl cis-trans isomerase — protein: MRGRVRSLPVVVVLAASLALSGCWGGGGVDVTVKGDFGKLPEVEFPEGAPEESLAVETLKEGKGTAARKGDLVVADYVGYRWSGSERKLLASSYAQGSPGAFPTGQVVPGLAKALVGARPGSRVVARIPPEEGFGEKGDPKHRVDGDDTLVYVLDVRAVYGRSAGPRGERQAPLDDPALPRVADAGAGQVPRVEVPRRAAPKGLQVRTLVRGDGPPVQKDQLVALQYAGYFWRDGRVFNSSWSEGRPAAVTIGTGQVMKGWDRGLVGQRVGSRVLLVVPPSLGYGSKGLPRFGIKGNDTLVFVVDLLGAH
- the pafA gene encoding Pup--protein ligase translates to MDRRIFGLENEYGVTCTFRGQRRLSPDEVARYLFRRVVSWGRSSNVFLRNGARLYLDVGSHPEYATPECDSVVDLVTHDKAGERILEGLQVDAERRLREEGIAGDIFLFKNNTDSAGNSYGCHENYLVGRHGEFGRLADVLIPYLVTRQIISGAGKVLQTPRGAVYCVSQRAEHIWEGVSSATTRSRPIINTRDEPHADAERFRRLHVIVGDSNMSETTMLLKVGATDLVLRMIEAGVVMRDLTLENPIRAIREVSHDMTGRRKVRLANGREASSLEIQKEYYGKARDFVDARGGDATAKRVLELWERTLRAVETGDLDLVEREIDWVTKYKLIERYRRKYDLPLSSPRVAQLDLTYHDVHRERGLYYLLEKRGAVDRVTRDLDIFEAKSVPPQTTRARLRGEFIRKAQEKRRDFTVDWVHLKLNDQAQRTVLCKDPFRSVDERVDKLIAGM
- the prcA gene encoding proteasome subunit alpha is translated as MPFYVSPEQQMKDKADYARKGIARGRSVVVLQYDDGILFVADNPSRALHKISEIYDRIAFAAVGKYNEFENLRLGGVRYADINGYQYDRRDVTARSLANVYAQSLGTIFTETNKPYEVELVVAEVGDSAETDQIYRLTFDGSVADEHGYVAMGGQADAVAQSLKDAYREGMSLTEALRTAVRALEAQDSDRHLEARSLEVAVLDRNREHRLFKRLAAARISDLLAEGEQSAGAAGSAEASDASDAGGGGAGDGDKG
- the prcB gene encoding proteasome subunit beta, whose product is MASFTEFLGAYSPGSLPAGRTLPASSRAGEELAHGTTIVAVTFPGGVVVAGDRRATAGHVIAQRDIEKVFRADEFSAIAIAGTAGIGIELVRLFQVELEHYEKREGRTLSVEGKANRLATMVRQNLGMAMQGLAVVPLFAGYDEERDEGRIFSYDPAGGRYEERDFHSVGSGSVFARGALKKLYRPDLSAEDAGLVCVQALYDAADDDSATGGPDLTRRIFPVVASVTADGYRRLGEDEVGALAQTVVDGRYDSPGGPTAPLR